CAATGATAATATTTTACAAAGTTACTCTCGTATTTCTCCTATTTCAAAACTTTTCGAGTGGTATAAAATTTGCATATAGTCAAATGAATTTGCGAGGAGAAAGATTTGTGTTATTCTCAATTTTACAGAAGGAGGGTTTCAACAAGAAGGCGGTTTTCCTCATAAACATAGAACGGTTTATGGCAACGGGAAACGTTCTTTTTTTTAAAATGGTACGTAATGAAAGTTCACTCAAGAAATACATATATTTTTGCACATTGCATAGTTCTCATATTATAAGTTACGTTACCGTAAATGAAATACCAGTAAGTGATGATGAATAACAAGTTAATCATAGAAAGAAAAAACTTTGAAGCGTTGCTGTCGGCGCTTTGTCAACGCGGATTCACGATTATTGCACCAGTGTTACGTGAAAATGCGATCGTGTACGACGAAGTTACTTCGTCCAATGAACTTCCTATTGGCTGGACGGATGAACAAACCCCGGCAACGTATCGCTTGAAAAAGAGAAACGATAATGCGGTATTTGGATATGTTGTTGGTCCTCATTCGTGGAAAAAATATCTCTTCCCTCCGCATTTGAAATTGTTTTCTGCAGAGAAAAACGGCAAAGGATTTGTTATAGAAGAAAATCATCAACAATTCACCATACCGAAATACGCATTTGTCGGCGTACGTGCGTGTGAACTCAATGCAATACAGATTCAGGATAACGTTTTCTGCAACGGACAATATGTCGATGCCAATTACAAATCGCAACGGGAAAAAATTTTTATCGTTGCGGTGAATTGTGTTCAATCGGGAGGAAATTGTTTTTGCACATCAATGAAAACGGGACCGAAAGTAGAAAACAATTTCGATATCGCACTTACGGAAATAGTGAACGAGAAAGAGCATTATTTCATCGCAGAAGTTGGAAGCGAAAAAGGAAAAGTATTGCTCAGTGAAATTCCTCATCGTGAAGCAGAGCAAAAAGAAATGGAAAAAGCAAACCAACTTGTCGAACAAACTGCGAATCAAATGAAACGTTCACTCGATACGACTAACATCAAGCAATTTCTCTACGA
The genomic region above belongs to Ignavibacteria bacterium and contains:
- a CDS encoding sulfite reductase subunit A, giving the protein MMNNKLIIERKNFEALLSALCQRGFTIIAPVLRENAIVYDEVTSSNELPIGWTDEQTPATYRLKKRNDNAVFGYVVGPHSWKKYLFPPHLKLFSAEKNGKGFVIEENHQQFTIPKYAFVGVRACELNAIQIQDNVFCNGQYVDANYKSQREKIFIVAVNCVQSGGNCFCTSMKTGPKVENNFDIALTEIVNEKEHYFIAEVGSEKGKVLLSEIPHREAEQKEMEKANQLVEQTANQMKRSLDTTNIKQFLYDNFDNPHWDEVALRCLNCANCTMACPTCFCTTVEDVTDLTGEHTERWRKWDSCFTMEFSYIHGGSIRASAKSRYRQWLTHKLSSWIDQFGTSGCVGCGRCITWCPVGIDITEEVKAMQHSKFSTTKK